In Streptomyces sp. NBC_00569, a single genomic region encodes these proteins:
- a CDS encoding HAD family hydrolase has product MLRLVENHSLTHSMPRTAAFFDLDKTVIAKSSTLTFSKSFYQGGLINRRAVLRTAYAQFVFLSGGADHDQMERMREYLSALCRGWNVQQVKEIVAETLHDLIDPIIYDEAASLIEEHHTAGRDVVIVSTSGAEVVEPIGELLGADRVVATRMVVGADGCFTGEVEYYAYGPTKAEAIEELARSEGYDLSRCYAYSDSVTDVPMLKAVGHPFAVNPDRALRREALAREWPILDFNRPVRLKQRLPTLSAPSRPALVAAAAVGAAAATAGLVWYASRRRATAG; this is encoded by the coding sequence ATGCTCAGGCTCGTGGAAAACCACTCCTTGACCCACTCGATGCCTCGCACTGCCGCGTTCTTTGACCTGGACAAGACGGTCATTGCGAAGTCGAGCACGCTCACCTTCAGCAAGTCGTTCTACCAAGGCGGGCTGATCAACCGCAGGGCGGTACTACGGACCGCGTACGCGCAGTTCGTGTTCCTCTCCGGCGGCGCCGACCACGACCAGATGGAGCGGATGCGCGAGTACCTCTCGGCACTGTGCCGCGGGTGGAACGTGCAGCAGGTGAAGGAGATCGTCGCCGAGACGCTCCACGACCTGATCGACCCGATCATCTACGACGAGGCCGCGTCGCTCATCGAGGAGCACCACACCGCGGGGCGCGACGTGGTGATCGTCTCCACGTCCGGCGCGGAGGTCGTCGAGCCGATCGGCGAACTCCTCGGCGCGGACCGAGTGGTGGCCACGCGCATGGTGGTGGGCGCCGACGGCTGCTTCACGGGCGAGGTGGAGTACTACGCGTACGGGCCGACGAAGGCGGAGGCGATCGAGGAGCTCGCCCGGTCCGAGGGGTACGACCTCTCACGCTGCTACGCGTACAGCGACTCGGTGACCGATGTGCCGATGCTGAAGGCTGTCGGCCACCCCTTCGCGGTCAATCCGGACCGGGCACTCCGCCGTGAGGCGCTCGCGCGCGAGTGGCCGATTCTCGACTTCAACCGGCCTGTCCGACTCAAGCAGCGGCTGCCCACTCTGTCCGCGCCGTCGCGGCCCGCCCTCGTCGCGGCCGCCGCCGTCGGCGCCGCGGCGGCCACCGCGGGCCTGGTCTGGTACGCCAGCCGCCGACGCGCCACGGCCGGCTGA
- a CDS encoding oxidoreductase: MSTTADPLAALGALPGVADSVDSVRKAVDRVYGHRVMRRRSTAVTSEAALRGARGSAALSGADWPLEEVRRRSDFSGAGGDEEARTVGAALRLTAEAGQLLSIWRQSPLRVLARLHLVAAAGNGDTVGRPRQGGEPVDEPLVELPLPDAQEVAGRLEGLSGLIIAGGSAPALVTAAVVHGELLALRPFGSHNGLVARTAERIVLVGSGLDPKSICPAEVGHAEQGRAEYLAALEGYVSGTPEGVAAWIAHCGRSVEFGARESTAVCEALQRGAA; the protein is encoded by the coding sequence ATGAGTACGACAGCCGACCCCCTTGCCGCCCTCGGGGCCCTTCCGGGCGTGGCCGACTCCGTGGACTCCGTGCGCAAGGCCGTGGACCGGGTCTACGGCCACCGGGTCATGCGACGTCGCAGTACTGCGGTCACCTCCGAGGCCGCGCTGCGCGGCGCCCGGGGCAGCGCGGCGCTGTCCGGCGCCGACTGGCCGCTCGAAGAGGTGCGCAGGCGCTCCGACTTCAGCGGCGCGGGCGGGGACGAGGAGGCGCGCACCGTCGGCGCTGCCCTGCGGCTGACGGCGGAGGCGGGCCAGCTCCTGTCGATCTGGCGGCAGTCCCCGCTGCGGGTCCTCGCCCGTCTGCACCTCGTGGCGGCGGCCGGCAACGGCGACACGGTGGGGCGCCCCCGTCAGGGAGGCGAGCCGGTGGACGAGCCGCTGGTCGAGCTGCCGCTGCCGGACGCGCAGGAAGTGGCGGGCCGACTCGAAGGGCTCTCCGGCTTGATCATTGCGGGCGGCTCGGCCCCGGCCCTGGTCACCGCGGCTGTCGTGCACGGCGAACTGCTCGCGCTGCGGCCCTTCGGGTCGCACAACGGCCTGGTCGCGCGCACGGCCGAGCGCATCGTCCTGGTGGGCAGCGGTCTCGATCCCAAGTCGATCTGTCCGGCCGAGGTGGGACACGCGGAGCAGGGGCGCGCGGAGTATCTGGCCGCGCTCGAAGGCTACGTGTCGGGCACTCCGGAAGGGGTTGCCGCATGGATCGCGCACTGCGGGCGGTCCGTGGAGTTCGGTGCCAGGGAGTCGACGGCGGTGTGCGAGGCGCTCCAGCGCGGAGCGGCGTAG
- a CDS encoding ATP-binding protein, with protein MKIAFVGKGGSGKTTLSSLFVRHLAAMGAPVIAVDADINQHLGPALGLDDDQAAELPAMGARLPLIKDYLRGSNPRIASADTMIKTTPPGEGSRLLRVRENNPVYDACARPVELDGGAVRLMVTGPFTEADLGVSCYHSKTGAVELCLNHLVDGRDEYVVVDMTAGSDSFASGMFTRFDMTFLVAEPTRKGVSVYRQYMEYARDFGITLKVVGNKVQGQDDLDFLRAQVGDDLLVTVGHSDWVRAMEKGRPPRFDLLEEPNAAALRTLRSAADAAYAGRDWERYTRQMVHFHLKNAQSWGNAKTGADLAAQVDPAFVLRESVAATA; from the coding sequence ATGAAGATCGCTTTCGTGGGGAAGGGCGGCAGCGGGAAGACCACGCTGTCCTCGCTCTTCGTCCGTCACCTCGCCGCCATGGGCGCCCCTGTCATCGCGGTGGACGCCGACATCAACCAGCACCTGGGGCCCGCGCTCGGTCTCGACGACGACCAGGCGGCCGAACTGCCCGCCATGGGCGCACGCCTCCCCCTCATCAAGGACTACCTGCGCGGCTCGAATCCACGGATCGCCTCCGCGGACACGATGATCAAGACGACCCCGCCCGGCGAGGGCTCGCGCCTTCTGCGGGTACGCGAGAACAACCCGGTGTACGACGCATGTGCGCGACCCGTGGAACTCGACGGCGGGGCCGTGCGTTTGATGGTCACGGGCCCCTTCACCGAAGCCGACCTCGGCGTCTCCTGCTACCACTCCAAGACCGGAGCGGTGGAGCTGTGTCTGAACCATCTCGTCGACGGCCGCGACGAGTACGTGGTCGTCGACATGACCGCGGGTTCGGACTCCTTCGCCTCCGGCATGTTCACCCGCTTCGACATGACGTTCCTCGTCGCCGAGCCCACGCGTAAGGGGGTCTCGGTCTACCGCCAGTACATGGAGTACGCACGGGACTTCGGCATCACGCTGAAGGTCGTGGGGAACAAGGTGCAGGGCCAGGACGACCTCGACTTCCTCCGCGCGCAGGTGGGGGACGACCTGCTCGTCACCGTCGGGCACTCCGACTGGGTACGCGCCATGGAGAAAGGCCGCCCGCCCCGGTTCGATCTCCTGGAGGAGCCCAACGCGGCCGCCCTGCGCACGCTCAGGTCCGCCGCGGACGCCGCCTACGCGGGCCGCGACTGGGAGCGCTACACACGCCAGATGGTCCACTTCCACCTGAAGAACGCGCAGAGTTGGGGAAACGCGAAGACGGGCGCCGACCTGGCTGCCCAGGTCGACCCCGCCTTCGTCCTCCGGGAGAGTGTGGCCGCCACCGCCTGA
- a CDS encoding bifunctional SulP family inorganic anion transporter/carbonic anhydrase, translated as MSACVPTRPADPTRTDESSRTHPPHSPPPKPPRRLRISGADLSASGAVFLIALPLSLGIALATGAPLQAGLVAAAVGGLVAGRLGGSPLQVSGPAAGLTVVTADLIHRYGWRTTCAITVIAGIAQLGLGCLRVARTALAVSPAVVHGMLAGIGVTIAVAQVHIVLGGTPQSAVLDNLRALPAELTHVDLAALLLSMLTLAVLFAWPRIPGRAGRALRRVPAALVAVACATATSAFAGITVTRVDLPSWSSHALAGLPEGPVMGLVAAVLTVTLVCSVQSLLGAVAVDKLASSKPALRPEARRSDLDRELLGQGAANIVSGTLGGLPVAGVAVRSAANVNAGSESRNSTMLHGVWVVVAALLMVPVLEQIPLASLAALVMAVGIQMVSLHHIRTVTRHREVLVYAVTTLGVVALGVLEGVALGIAVAVGVALHRLTRTRITHTVDETGTPGQGGTHHVRVRGQLTFLAVPRLSRVLHQVPQGVCCVVELDGSFMDHAAFESLQDWQKSHVAQGGKVEVTGRAGTRIAEPASTSNSCCRPWTPWRNHHCDRPQTETTEPATGGGGYQLASGISAFQRNTAPHVRDELARLAREGQRPTQLFLTCADSRLVTSMITSSGPGDLFVVRNVGNLVPLPGAESGDDSVAAAIEYAVDVLKVQSITVCGHSGCGAMQALLNSPPEGGAQTPLKRWLRHGLPSLARMAVANQPWARLAGRAPADAVEQLCLTNVVQQLEHLRAHESVARRLQEGSLELHGMYFHVGEAQAYLLTEQPDEVFDQVEPEAELRPA; from the coding sequence ATGTCAGCCTGCGTCCCCACGCGCCCCGCCGATCCGACACGGACCGACGAATCCAGCCGCACCCATCCACCCCACAGCCCGCCGCCGAAGCCGCCCCGCCGCCTCCGCATCTCGGGCGCCGACCTGTCCGCGTCCGGGGCGGTCTTCCTGATCGCCCTGCCGCTGTCCCTAGGAATCGCCCTGGCCACCGGGGCCCCGCTCCAGGCGGGACTCGTCGCCGCCGCCGTCGGCGGACTCGTGGCCGGCCGCCTCGGCGGCTCGCCCCTCCAGGTCAGCGGCCCCGCCGCCGGCCTCACCGTCGTCACCGCCGACCTCATCCACCGTTACGGCTGGCGGACGACCTGCGCGATCACGGTCATCGCCGGAATCGCCCAACTCGGCCTCGGCTGCCTGCGCGTGGCCCGCACCGCGCTCGCCGTGTCCCCCGCCGTCGTCCACGGCATGCTCGCCGGAATCGGCGTCACCATCGCGGTCGCCCAGGTGCACATCGTGCTCGGCGGCACCCCCCAGAGCGCCGTTCTCGACAATCTCCGTGCGCTGCCCGCCGAGTTGACCCACGTGGACCTGGCCGCGCTGCTCCTGAGCATGCTGACGCTCGCGGTCCTCTTCGCCTGGCCCCGAATCCCCGGACGCGCCGGTCGGGCCCTGCGAAGAGTGCCCGCCGCGCTCGTCGCCGTCGCCTGCGCCACCGCGACCTCCGCGTTCGCCGGGATCACCGTGACCAGGGTCGACCTGCCGTCCTGGAGCAGCCACGCCCTGGCCGGCCTGCCCGAAGGGCCCGTCATGGGCCTCGTGGCGGCCGTCCTGACCGTGACGCTCGTGTGCAGCGTGCAGTCGCTGCTCGGCGCCGTCGCCGTGGACAAGCTCGCATCCTCGAAGCCCGCCCTGCGCCCGGAGGCACGCCGCTCCGACCTCGACCGGGAACTGCTCGGTCAGGGAGCTGCCAACATCGTCTCCGGCACCCTCGGCGGCCTCCCCGTGGCCGGGGTCGCCGTCCGCAGCGCCGCGAATGTGAACGCGGGCAGCGAGAGCAGGAACTCCACGATGCTGCACGGCGTTTGGGTAGTGGTGGCCGCGCTCCTGATGGTCCCGGTGCTCGAGCAGATCCCCCTCGCCTCACTCGCCGCCCTGGTGATGGCCGTCGGCATCCAGATGGTGTCCCTGCACCACATCCGTACGGTCACGCGCCACCGCGAGGTCCTCGTCTACGCCGTGACGACGCTCGGCGTGGTCGCCCTCGGCGTACTCGAGGGCGTGGCCCTCGGCATCGCGGTCGCCGTCGGCGTCGCCCTGCACCGGCTCACCCGCACCCGGATCACCCACACCGTGGACGAGACGGGCACCCCGGGCCAAGGCGGGACACATCACGTACGGGTGCGCGGGCAGCTGACCTTCCTCGCCGTCCCCCGCCTCAGTCGCGTACTGCACCAAGTACCCCAAGGAGTGTGCTGTGTCGTGGAGTTGGACGGGTCCTTCATGGACCATGCCGCGTTCGAGTCCCTGCAGGACTGGCAGAAGTCGCATGTCGCGCAGGGCGGCAAGGTCGAGGTGACCGGGCGGGCGGGTACGCGTATCGCCGAGCCCGCGTCGACGTCGAACTCCTGCTGCCGGCCCTGGACCCCCTGGCGCAACCACCACTGTGACCGCCCGCAGACCGAGACCACCGAGCCCGCGACAGGTGGTGGCGGGTATCAACTGGCCAGCGGAATCAGCGCGTTCCAGCGGAACACGGCGCCGCATGTCAGAGACGAACTGGCCCGGCTCGCCCGTGAGGGGCAGCGTCCCACCCAGCTGTTCCTGACCTGCGCCGACTCCCGGCTCGTGACGTCGATGATCACCTCGAGCGGCCCCGGTGACCTCTTCGTCGTCAGGAACGTGGGGAATCTCGTGCCACTGCCGGGCGCCGAGAGCGGTGACGACTCGGTCGCCGCGGCCATCGAGTACGCCGTCGACGTACTGAAGGTGCAGTCGATCACGGTGTGCGGGCACTCCGGCTGCGGCGCGATGCAGGCACTGCTCAACAGCCCGCCCGAGGGCGGCGCGCAGACACCCCTGAAGCGGTGGCTGCGGCACGGCCTGCCGAGCCTTGCCCGCATGGCGGTCGCGAACCAGCCATGGGCGCGGCTCGCCGGGCGCGCCCCCGCCGACGCGGTCGAGCAGCTCTGCCTGACCAATGTCGTCCAGCAGTTGGAGCATCTGCGGGCCCACGAGTCGGTGGCCCGCCGACTCCAGGAGGGCTCGCTCGAGCTCCACGGGATGTACTTCCACGTGGGTGAGGCACAGGCCTATCTGCTCACCGAGCAGCCCGACGAGGTGTTCGACCAGGTGGAGCCGGAGGCCGAACTGCGCCCTGCGTGA
- the acs gene encoding acetate--CoA ligase, translating to MVWDTTDTLGKGDVVSNESLANLLKEERRFAPPADLAAAANVTAEAYEQAKADRLGFWAEQARRLTWATEPTETLDWSNPPFAKWFADGKLNVAYNCVDRHVEAGNGDRVAIHFEGEPGDSRAITYAELKDEVSRAANALTELGVQTGDRVAVYLPMIPEAVVAMLACARIGAAHSVVFGGFSADAIAARIQDADAKVVITADGGYRRGKPSALKPAVDDAVSRVEGVEKVLVVQRTKQDVAWTEGRDVWWHEITQKQSAQHTPEAFDAEQPLFILYTSGTTGKPKGILHTSGGYLTQASYTHHAVFDLKPETDVYWCTADIGWVTGHSYITYGPLSNGATQVIYEGTPDTPHQGRFWEIVQKYGVTILYTAPTAIRTFMKWGDDIPAKFDLSSLRVLGSVGEPINPEAWMWYRKNIGADKCPIVDTWWQTETGAMMISPLPGVTETKPGSAQRALPGISATVVDDEAREVPDGGGGYLVLTEPWPSMLRTIWGDDQRFIDTYWSRFEGKYFAGDGAKKDDDGDIWLLGRVDDVMLVSGHNISTTEVESALVSHPSVAEAAVVGAADETTGQAIVAFVILRGTASADDEGLVADLRNHVGATLGPIAKPKRVLPVAELPKTRSGKIMRRLLRDVAENRELGDVTTLTDSSVMDLIQTKLPAAASED from the coding sequence GTGGTCTGGGACACAACGGACACCCTGGGAAAGGGAGATGTCGTGAGCAACGAAAGCCTGGCCAACCTTCTTAAGGAAGAGCGAAGGTTTGCGCCGCCGGCCGACCTGGCGGCCGCCGCCAACGTCACCGCGGAGGCGTACGAACAGGCCAAGGCTGACAGGCTCGGCTTCTGGGCCGAGCAGGCCCGTCGGCTGACCTGGGCCACCGAACCGACCGAGACCCTCGACTGGTCGAACCCGCCGTTCGCCAAGTGGTTCGCGGACGGGAAGCTGAACGTCGCGTACAACTGCGTCGACCGCCACGTCGAGGCCGGGAACGGCGACCGGGTCGCCATCCACTTCGAGGGTGAGCCGGGCGACAGCCGGGCCATCACCTACGCGGAGCTCAAGGACGAGGTCAGCCGGGCGGCCAACGCGCTGACCGAGCTGGGCGTGCAGACGGGCGACCGCGTCGCCGTCTACCTGCCGATGATCCCCGAGGCCGTCGTCGCGATGCTGGCGTGCGCGCGCATCGGCGCCGCGCACTCGGTCGTCTTCGGCGGATTCTCGGCCGACGCCATCGCGGCCCGTATCCAGGACGCCGACGCCAAGGTCGTCATCACGGCCGACGGCGGCTACCGGCGCGGCAAGCCGTCCGCGCTCAAGCCCGCCGTCGACGACGCGGTCAGCCGCGTCGAGGGGGTCGAGAAGGTCCTCGTCGTCCAGCGCACCAAGCAGGACGTCGCCTGGACCGAGGGCCGCGACGTGTGGTGGCACGAGATCACGCAGAAGCAGTCGGCGCAGCACACGCCCGAGGCGTTCGACGCCGAGCAGCCGCTGTTCATCCTCTACACGTCCGGCACGACGGGTAAGCCCAAGGGCATCCTGCACACGTCCGGCGGCTACCTCACGCAGGCCTCGTACACCCACCACGCGGTGTTCGACCTCAAGCCGGAGACCGACGTCTACTGGTGCACGGCCGACATCGGCTGGGTCACCGGGCACTCGTACATCACCTACGGCCCGCTCTCGAACGGCGCGACGCAGGTCATCTACGAGGGCACCCCGGACACCCCGCACCAGGGCCGCTTCTGGGAGATCGTGCAGAAGTACGGGGTGACGATCCTGTACACGGCGCCGACGGCGATCCGCACGTTCATGAAGTGGGGGGACGACATCCCCGCCAAGTTCGACCTGAGCAGTCTGCGGGTCCTCGGTTCGGTCGGTGAGCCGATCAACCCCGAGGCCTGGATGTGGTACCGGAAGAACATCGGCGCCGACAAGTGCCCCATCGTGGACACGTGGTGGCAGACCGAGACCGGCGCGATGATGATCTCGCCGCTGCCCGGTGTCACCGAGACCAAGCCGGGCTCCGCCCAGCGCGCCCTCCCCGGCATCTCGGCGACGGTCGTGGACGACGAGGCGCGGGAAGTCCCCGACGGGGGCGGCGGTTACCTCGTCCTGACCGAGCCGTGGCCGTCGATGCTGCGCACCATCTGGGGCGACGACCAGCGGTTCATCGACACGTACTGGTCCCGCTTCGAGGGCAAGTACTTCGCCGGTGACGGTGCCAAGAAGGACGACGACGGCGACATCTGGCTGCTCGGCCGGGTGGACGACGTGATGCTGGTCTCCGGCCACAACATCTCGACCACCGAGGTCGAGTCGGCGCTCGTCTCGCACCCCTCGGTCGCCGAGGCGGCGGTCGTGGGCGCGGCCGACGAGACGACGGGGCAGGCCATCGTGGCCTTCGTGATCCTGCGCGGCACGGCGTCCGCCGACGACGAGGGTCTCGTCGCCGACCTGCGCAACCACGTGGGCGCGACACTCGGCCCGATCGCCAAGCCGAAGCGGGTCCTGCCCGTGGCCGAGCTGCCCAAGACCCGCTCCGGGAAGATCATGCGGCGCCTGCTGCGTGACGTCGCGGAGAACAGGGAACTGGGCGACGTCACGACCCTGACGGACTCGTCCGTCATGGACCTCATCCAGACCAAGCTCCCGGCCGCGGCGAGCGAGGACTGA
- the nhaA gene encoding Na+/H+ antiporter NhaA has translation MAAPAPSKNSRKALGRLSLPERTFVADALRAETVGGVLLLVAAIAALVWANTPLSGSYESVSDFHIGPSALGLDLSIEHWAADGLLAVFFFVAGIELKRELVAGDLRDPKAAMLPVAAALCGMAVPALVYFLVNITGGGSLDGWAVPTATDIAFALAVLAVIGTSLPSSLRAFLLTLAVVDDLCAILIIAIFFTSDINFAALAGAVVGLAVFWLLLRKGVRGWYVYVPLALVIWGLMYNSGIHATIAGVAMGLMLRCTRRDGEERSPGEHIEHLVRPFSAGLAVPLFALFSAGVAVSGGALADVFTKPETLGVLLGLVVGKAVGIFGGTWLTARFTRASLSDELAWPDVFAVASLAGIGFTVSLLIGELAFAENPLLTEEIKASVLMGSLIAAVLSSVLLKIRNAKYRAMCAEEERDEDLDGIPDIYEEDKPEYHLRMAEIYEKKAAEHRRLAELTGGASDGSSRPA, from the coding sequence GTGGCCGCGCCCGCCCCCAGCAAGAACAGCCGTAAGGCACTCGGCCGCCTCTCCCTTCCCGAGCGTACGTTCGTGGCGGACGCCCTGCGTGCCGAGACCGTCGGCGGAGTGCTGCTCCTCGTCGCCGCGATCGCCGCCCTCGTCTGGGCCAACACCCCGCTCAGCGGCAGCTACGAGTCCGTGAGCGACTTCCACATCGGCCCCTCCGCGCTCGGTCTCGACCTGTCCATCGAGCACTGGGCCGCCGACGGGCTGCTCGCGGTGTTCTTCTTCGTGGCCGGTATCGAGCTCAAGCGCGAACTCGTCGCGGGTGACCTGCGCGACCCCAAGGCGGCCATGCTGCCCGTCGCCGCCGCGCTCTGCGGCATGGCGGTCCCCGCGCTCGTCTACTTCCTCGTCAACATCACGGGCGGCGGCTCGCTCGACGGCTGGGCCGTGCCGACCGCCACCGACATCGCGTTCGCGCTCGCCGTACTCGCCGTCATCGGCACCTCGCTGCCGTCCTCGCTGCGCGCGTTCCTGCTCACGCTCGCCGTCGTCGACGACCTCTGCGCCATCCTGATCATCGCGATCTTCTTCACCAGCGACATCAATTTCGCCGCCCTCGCGGGCGCCGTCGTAGGCCTCGCCGTCTTCTGGCTGCTCCTGCGCAAGGGCGTACGCGGCTGGTACGTCTACGTGCCGCTCGCCCTCGTCATCTGGGGCCTGATGTACAACAGCGGCATCCACGCCACCATCGCCGGTGTCGCCATGGGGCTCATGCTGCGCTGCACCCGGCGGGACGGCGAGGAGCGCTCGCCCGGCGAGCACATCGAGCACCTGGTGCGCCCGTTCTCGGCAGGGCTCGCCGTACCGCTGTTCGCCCTGTTCAGCGCGGGCGTGGCGGTGTCGGGCGGCGCTCTGGCCGACGTGTTCACCAAGCCCGAGACCCTCGGTGTGCTGCTCGGGCTCGTCGTCGGCAAGGCGGTCGGCATCTTCGGCGGGACCTGGCTCACGGCCCGCTTCACCAGAGCCTCGCTCTCCGACGAACTGGCCTGGCCCGACGTGTTCGCGGTCGCGTCCCTGGCCGGCATCGGCTTCACCGTCTCGCTCCTCATCGGCGAACTCGCCTTCGCCGAGAACCCGCTGCTGACCGAGGAAATCAAGGCGTCCGTCCTGATGGGCTCGCTCATCGCGGCCGTCCTGTCGAGCGTCCTGCTCAAGATCCGTAACGCCAAGTACCGCGCGATGTGCGCCGAAGAAGAGCGCGACGAAGACCTCGACGGCATCCCGGACATCTACGAGGAGGACAAGCCGGAGTACCACTTGCGGATGGCGGAGATCTACGAGAAGAAGGCCGCCGAGCACCGCAGGCTTGCCGAACTGACGGGCGGGGCAAGCGACGGGAGCAGCCGTCCGGCATGA
- a CDS encoding phage holin family protein, translated as MSAPDGTPVGAERSIGQLVATATTEMSALVHDEIALAKAQLKQDVKRGAVSGGALSAAGVVLLFSLPMLSFALAYGIQAWTGGHNGEGGWNLGWCFLLSFAANVLVAALLALIGVVFAKKAKKGKGPQKVAASVKETAGVLGNAKPHPRQVAPANRVGDTVEAVARSSS; from the coding sequence ATGAGCGCACCCGACGGCACACCGGTCGGCGCCGAGCGCAGCATCGGCCAGCTGGTCGCCACGGCCACGACCGAGATGTCCGCGCTGGTGCACGACGAGATCGCCCTGGCGAAGGCCCAGCTCAAGCAGGACGTGAAGCGGGGTGCGGTCAGCGGCGGCGCCCTGTCGGCGGCCGGCGTGGTCCTGCTCTTCTCGCTGCCCATGCTGAGCTTCGCGCTCGCCTACGGGATCCAGGCCTGGACCGGCGGGCACAACGGTGAGGGCGGCTGGAACCTCGGCTGGTGCTTCCTGCTCTCCTTCGCGGCGAACGTGCTGGTGGCCGCCCTGCTCGCCCTGATCGGCGTCGTCTTCGCAAAGAAGGCCAAGAAGGGCAAGGGTCCGCAGAAGGTCGCCGCCTCGGTCAAGGAGACGGCAGGCGTACTGGGGAACGCCAAACCGCACCCCCGTCAGGTGGCCCCGGCGAACCGAGTCGGCGACACGGTCGAGGCTGTGGCACGCTCGTCTTCATGA
- a CDS encoding alpha/beta fold hydrolase: MTDPATPSAHPASVVRIGVPGGGELTHRDVAANGARFHIAEMGDGPLVLLLHGFPQFWWTWRHQMVALADAGFRAVAMDLRGVGGSDRTPRGYDPANLALDITGVVRSLGEPDAALVGHDLGGYLAWTAAVMRPKLVRRLVVSSMPHPRRWRSAMLSDVKQTTAGSYVWGFQRPWVPERQLVADDGALVGRLIRDWSGPRLPDDEVVDVYRRAMCIPSTAHCSVEPYRWMVRSMARPDGIQFNRRMKRPVRVPTLHLHGSLDPVMRTRSAAGSGEYVEAPYRWRLFDGLGHFPHEEDPVAFSNELVSWLKDPEPDR, encoded by the coding sequence ATGACGGACCCCGCCACCCCTTCGGCCCATCCCGCCTCGGTCGTACGCATCGGCGTCCCGGGCGGCGGCGAGCTGACCCACCGGGACGTCGCCGCCAACGGCGCGCGCTTCCATATCGCCGAGATGGGCGACGGGCCACTGGTCCTGCTCCTGCACGGCTTCCCCCAGTTCTGGTGGACGTGGCGGCATCAGATGGTGGCCCTCGCCGACGCCGGGTTCCGGGCCGTGGCCATGGACCTGCGCGGCGTCGGCGGCAGCGACCGCACCCCCCGCGGCTACGACCCGGCGAACCTCGCCCTCGACATCACGGGCGTCGTACGGTCTCTCGGCGAGCCCGACGCGGCACTCGTGGGGCACGACCTGGGCGGCTACCTCGCGTGGACCGCGGCCGTCATGCGTCCCAAGCTGGTGCGCCGGCTCGTGGTCTCCTCGATGCCGCACCCCCGGCGCTGGCGCTCGGCGATGCTGTCCGACGTCAAGCAGACCACGGCGGGCTCGTACGTCTGGGGCTTCCAGCGGCCGTGGGTGCCGGAGCGTCAGCTCGTCGCGGACGACGGCGCCTTGGTCGGCCGGCTGATCCGGGACTGGTCCGGGCCGCGCCTCCCCGACGACGAGGTCGTGGACGTGTACCGGCGCGCCATGTGCATCCCGTCCACGGCGCACTGCTCGGTCGAGCCGTACCGGTGGATGGTGCGGTCGATGGCCCGTCCGGACGGCATCCAGTTCAACCGGCGCATGAAGCGTCCCGTGCGGGTTCCGACGCTGCATCTGCACGGCTCGCTCGACCCCGTGATGCGTACGCGCAGCGCCGCGGGCTCCGGCGAGTACGTCGAAGCTCCTTACCGCTGGCGGCTGTTCGACGGTCTGGGGCACTTCCCGCACGAGGAGGACCCGGTCGCGTTCTCCAACGAACTGGTCAGCTGGCTGAAGGACCCCGAGCCCGACCGGTGA